A single Argentina anserina chromosome 7, drPotAnse1.1, whole genome shotgun sequence DNA region contains:
- the LOC126802092 gene encoding WAT1-related protein At2g39510, with protein MPKESVSHMLTQAKPFVAVIFLQFGLAGMSIITKFALNQGMSQHVLVVYRNVVAFVLIAPFALVFDRKIRPKMTLSVFVKIVLLGLLEPVIDGNLYYTGMKLTTATFTTAMSNVLPAFAFIMAWIFRLEMVDIRKLHSQAKILGTIVTVGGAMLMTLVNGPMLTLPWTRSISQHQSTSSTASQHPIIGALMITAGCFCWASFIILQAITLKAYPAELSLTAGICLMGALQGSVAALAFEWHNPAAWTIHLDYKLLTYVYGGIICSGVGYYIQGIAMKERGPVFVTAFNPLSMVIVAILSSIALSEILYLGRVMGAMVIIIGLYMVLWGKSKDHLPRPESEAAEDKVATTV; from the exons ATGCCTAAGGAGTCGGTTTCTCATATGCTCACACAAGCAAAGCCATTTGTGGCTGTGATTTTTTTGCAATTTGGGTTAGCCGGAATGTCCATAATTACAAAGTTTGCTCTAAACCAAGGGATGAGCCAACATGTCTTAGTTGTCTATAGGAATGTTGTTGCCTTTGTTTTAATAGCTCCTTTTGCCCTTGTCTTTGATAG GAAAATAAGGCCAAAGATGACCCTTTCAGTCTTTGTCAAGATTGTGTTACTCGGCCTACTAGA GCCTGTAATCGATGGGAACTTGTATTATACTGGGATGAAGCTAACAACAGCAACATTTACAACTGCCATGAGCAATGTTCTTCCTGCCTTTGCATTCATAATGGCTTGGATTTTCAG GCTTGAGATGGTTGATATAAGAAAGCTGCACAGCCAGGCAAAGATACTGGGAACCATAGTGACAGTGGGAGGAGCGATGCTTATGACTCTAGTCAATGGACCCATGTTGACTCTTCCATGGACAAGAAGCATCAGCCAACATCAATCTACAAGTTCCACAGCAAGCCAACATCCCATAATAGGCGCTCTCATGATTACAGCTGGATGCTTCTGCTGGGCCAGTTTCATCATTCTTCAA GCAATTACTCTAAAAGCATACCCTGCTGAGCTCTCCCTAACAGCTGGAATTTGCTTAATGGGCGCCTTGCAAGGTTCTGTGGCAGCTCTAGCTTTCGAATGGCATAACCCTGCCGCTTGGACCATACACTTGGATTATAAGTTGTTAACTTATGTTTATGGT GGAATAATATGTTCTGGAGTGGGTTATTATATTCAAGGCATAGCAATGAAGGAAAGGGGACCTGTTTTTGTGACTGCATTTAATCCCCTCTCCATGGTCATTGTAGCAATTTTGAGCTCCATCGCCTTGTCTGAAATACTGTACTTGGGAAG GGTAATGGGAGCAATGGTTATAATAATTGGCCTGTATATGGTTCTTTGGGGTAAAAGTAAGGATCATCTTCCACGACCAGAATCAGAAGCAGCTGAAGATAAAGTTGCTACAACAGTTTAA